From the genome of Onthophagus taurus isolate NC chromosome 5, IU_Otau_3.0, whole genome shotgun sequence, one region includes:
- the LOC111413577 gene encoding host cell factor 1-like, whose translation METDEAQSIPAEETPTQPLMGETSMDIEPEMMSDEKIEEPQIPLEETEPLPALPSGDMDMEVDQQEQDQETPLEQEGVVLPVENNEITPQNESEDQVDSLTNEEGEKEVDEVEKEEMQQIDGGNETPGELGTENLDIKPRLEDLEQLQDEMEQQEYTPQEEKGENEPNELNDEVKKEPEEEDLPPLDDVAQIQMNNENIRSLPPQEENQQEEEEKEESRNDVENALSALATAAIDHAKETEIKQEMEQKDPKEIWHTVGFIKGTSFNVQEYFYLDDSTDFTEDQLPDTTGFPRIALEPGTAYKFRVAAINSVGRSNWSEVSAFKTCVPGFPSAPSAIKIAKSADGAHISWEPPKGLITEYSVYLAVRNSKENVTPASMAFVRVYAGPSNSCVVPLSSLSTAHVDTTTKSAIIFRIAARNEKGYGPATQVRWLQETANKAVKRPNDDGQGGVKKTRAD comes from the coding sequence ATGGAAACGGATGAAGCGCAAAGTATCCCCGCCGAGGAAACCCCAACTCAGCCCTTAATGGGGGAAACCTCGATGGATATTGAGCCAGAAATGATGAGCGACGAAAAAATAGAGGAGCCCCAAATCCCGTTGGAAGAAACCGAACCTTTACCAGCTTTACCAAGTGGTGATATGGATATGGAGGTAGACCAGCAAGAACAAGACCAAGAAACTCCTTTAGAACAAGAAGGTGTTGTTTTACCGGTTGAAAACAACGAAATAACCCCACAAAATGAATCAGAAGACCAAGTTGATAGTTTAACGAACGAGGAAGGCGAAAAAGAAGTTGATGAagttgaaaaagaagaaatgcaACAAATTGATGGAGGAAATGAAACTCCAGGAGAACTTGGAACTGAAAATTTAGACATAAAACCACGTTTGGAGGATTTGGAGCAATTACAAGATGAAATGGAACAACAAGAATACACTCCCCAAGAAGAGAAAGGTGAGAATGAACCAAATGAACTAAATGATGAGGTTAAAAAAGAACCTGAAGAGGAAGATTTACCGCCTTTAGACGATGTTGCGCAAATTCAAAtgaataatgaaaatattcgGTCGTTACCGCCTCAAGAAGAGAATCAacaggaagaagaagaaaaggaagaatCGCGAAATGACGTTGAAAATGCTCTCTCAGCTTTAGCAACGGCCGCAATTGATCACGCGAAAGAAActgaaataaaacaagaaatgGAGCAGAAAGATCCCAAAGAAATTTGGCACACCGTAGGGTTTATTAAAGGGACGAGTTTTAACGTtcaagaatatttttatttagacgATTCAACCGATTTCACCGAAGATCAACTCCCCGACACAACGGGATTCCCCCGAATCGCTTTAGAACCGGGAACCGCATACAAATTCCGCGTCGCCGCGATTAACTCGGTCGGACGAAGCAATTGGAGCGAAGTTTCCGCGTTTAAAACTTGCGTCCCCGGATTTCCAAGCGCTCCATCGGCGATTAAAATTGCTAAAAGTGCCGATGGGGCTCATATTTCTTGGGAACCACCGAAGGGGTTGATTACGGAGTACTCGGTTTATTTGGCAGTGAGAAATTCGAAAGAAAATGTAACTCCCGCTTCAATGGCTTTTGTACGAGTTTACGCGGGGCCGAGTAATTCGTGTGTTGTGCCCCTTTCGTCGTTATCGACGGCTCATGTTGATACAACGACGAAATCGGCGATTATTTTTCGAATTGCCGCGAGGAACGAGAAAGGTTATGGCCCCGCCACGCAAGTTAGGTGGTTGCAAGAAACGGCGAATAAAGCGGTGAAAAGACCGAATGATGATGGGCAAGGCGGCGTTAAGAAGACTAGGGCTGATTAA